A genomic region of Alligator mississippiensis isolate rAllMis1 chromosome 6, rAllMis1, whole genome shotgun sequence contains the following coding sequences:
- the ACADSB gene encoding short/branched chain specific acyl-CoA dehydrogenase, mitochondrial isoform X1 — protein sequence MHVLHEYTYIYNYLHILHKSDYITEECTDFPAYHAKDAMKHTTKHARKAAGKPSWNGGREGRGRAVSPIPPKLRCSLFATTSRHESSNSTGSKEEGTVPLPVHESASPPRAPAIIPATTTMTTSSSTSMTVSSTPVSLPMLNLPVPEEELDLDLSATAREILGKEGESSEFVLHTSQVSPRARSPSPEGTSEEVEVEVAEGSASAESTPPVAVPRPAEEVEKAASAHVPAPQKRAGSVVWNHFELADDPTYAICLHCRTRTSRGKGSKHMSTTGMLMHLRRHHPLALAPHPLALAPQPGTSGSVPKKKSSSHSKAPTPPNQRQVTLEQWGKGGQKAGRIAKASEITQSIGEMLAVDDQPFSLVERPGFRRLIALVAPSYQVPARTTFSRTVVPSLYEACREYLREELRNAGPQVALHFTSDIWSSQGGDHAYFSLTGHWCDQSGHRWALLQAEVMDESYTATEIMGAMNRLVQGWLGQAELIRGFMVTNNGANMVKVVRYANFVGIHCVAHKLHLIVKDALEGDRAAGDGASTTSKLISKCRKVAGYFHRSIKWGKMLQDKQAELNIPQHKIIQDVETRWNSTYLMLERLVEQQKAIHEMALPGEIGISGPLNRAEWDTISQILVVLKPFLEATETLSAGDALLSQVIPVVRELQNQMEKFQGISVPGWGKPLSPDVQALVRQLKEGIRKQLDPLQSSTVHVLAAMCDPRVKGSICGRQSLAQWTEVLVKRVRDAEGRRRGDVEEGDPLSCASMLPTSQSPPPPQVLPMWAKGMASMVGSRGTRPHYQAGSAQALVAAYLAEDVEPLLCNPLAYWASRSQMWPDLATVAREHLSCPPTSVPSERVFSIAADVVTPHRTSLDPGLVEQLVFLKVNLPLLGFPKLQVQTE from the coding sequence atgcatGTATTACAtgaatacacatacatatacaattatctacatatattacataaatcagattacattacagaagagtGCACAGATTTTCCAGCATACCACGCCAAAGACGCTATGAAACACACCACGAAGCATGCccgaaaggcagctggcaagccttcatgGAATGGTGGAAGagagggtagagggagagctgtaagtcccatcccccccaaactgagatgcagcctctttgctacaacaagcaggcatgagtcTTCCaattctacaggcagcaaggaggagggcacagtgccactgcctgtgcatgagtctgcatcccctccaagagcaccagccataatccctgccaccaccaccatgacaacaagcagcagcaccagcatgacagtctcctcaaCCCctgtttcacttcccatgctgaaccttccagtgccagaggaagagctagatctggatctgagtgccacagcaagagaaattctggggaaggagggggaatcatctgagtttgtgctccacacctctcaagtttcccctagagccaggtctccttccccagaaggcacttcagaggaggttgaggtagaggttgcagagggAAGCGCTTCAGCTGaatccactcctcctgttgctgtgcctcggCCTGCTGAGGAGGTGGAAAAGGCAGCATCCGCACATGTACCCGCACCTCAGAAGCgagcgggtagtgtggtctggaatcattttgagttggcagatgatcccacgtatgctatctgcctgcactgccgaaCCAGAACCAGCCGGGGTAAGGGatcaaaacacatgagcaccacggggatgctgatgcatctccgcaggcaccacccccttgcccttgctcctcacccccttgcccttgctcctcagcctggcaccagtgggagcgtgcccaaaaagaagtcctcctctcactccaaagcccccactcccccaaaccaGAGGCAAGTCACCCTagaacagtggggaaaaggcgGACAGAAAGCGGGGCGCATTGCAaaggcaagcgagatcacccaaagcattggggagatgcttgctgtggatgaccagcccttctccttagttgagcggccagggttcaggcgacTCATAGCactcgtggccccatcataccaagtgcccgcacgtactaccttcagcaggacagtagtgccctccctgtatgaggcatgtagggaatacttgagggaggaactgCGCAACgcaggtccgcaggtggccttacacttcacctcagacatctggagcagccagggtggagatcatgcatacttctccctcacagggcactggtgcgaccagtcaggccatcggtgggctctccttcaagccgaggtaaTGGATGAGTCctacacagcaacagagatcatgggggccatgaaccgcttggtgcaggggtggctcgggCAAGCCGAGCTCAtccgcgggttcatggtcaccaacaacggagccaatatggtcaaggtggtccgttacgccaactttgttggcatccactgtgtggcacacaagttgcacctcattgtcaaggatgccttggagggggacagggctgccggtgatggcgccagcaccaccagcaagctcatttccaaatgcaggaaggtggcaggctacttccaccggagcatcaagtggggcaagatgctacaggacaaacaggcagagctgaacatcccgcagcacaaaatcatacaggatgtggagactcggtggaactccacatacctgatgctcgagaggctggtagagcaacagaaggccatccatgagatggccttgcccggggagattgggatcagcggcccccttaacagagctgagtgggataccatctcccagatcttggtagtcctcaagcccttcctcgaggccaccgagaccctcagcgctggtgatgccctccttagccaggtgatccctgtagtgagggaacttcagaaccaaatggagaagttccagggaatcagtgttcctggctggggcaagcctcTGTCACCggacgtgcaggcactggtgaggcagctgaaggagggcatcaggaaacagcttgatcccttgcaatccagtacagtccatgtgctagccgccatgtgtgacccaagggtgaaggggagcatatgTGGCAGACAAAGCCTGgctcagtggacagaggtgctggtgaagagagtcagggacgCAGAGGGGCGGAGGCGGGGGGACGTGGAAGAAggggatccactgtcctgtgccagcatgctacccaccagccagtctcctcctccaccacaggtgctgccaatgtgggccaagggcatggcttccatggtggggtccagaggcaccagaccccactatcaggcaggtagcgctcaggccctggtggctgcctatctcgccgaggacgtggagccactgctgtgcaaccccttggcctactgggcaagccgcagccagatgtggccagatctggccacggttgcccgggaacacctgtcttgtccaccgaccagtgttccaagtgagagggtgttcagcattgctgcggatgttgtgacaccccaccgcacctccttggatcctggcttggtggagcagctggtgttcctcaaggtgaatctcccgctgctggggttccccaagctccaggtgcagacggagtga